The DNA segment caaacgaagcgtttgctcaaataagcgattggcgggtcaatttagcctttgactaatgttgtttggagtttatgtgcgtgtgcaggttaaaaaatgatcaatttcaggcaaaaatcgagtctcggggacccccggtagtcgctcggcgaattgagcatcggcgcgcagcccgggcgctgctcggcgagcagccctggcactgcccaggcaccgtccaggcactgcccaggcactgcctaGGCACCGCCccggcactgcccaggcactgtgcctgctcgccgagcaggccgccagaggcctgctcgccgagcagggcgctgctcgtcgcgagtagcccggCTCGGctagcagacctgcgggaattggtcaaaaagaccaattccgcccccacgaagccacgatggaccccacgacttcctacatcaatgaggacacgaaaataggtcaaaaagagggccgagacgcgtctataaataggatttttccattgtaatttagatatcttttcctttgtaattttcttagcttttcaccttgagaaatcctctccacctcctccatatccttcaaacctccattgaagacacctccgaagctccattcaccgaggattgctcaaacttcatccttaaatcctagaaagacgcctgcattggtagacaggttccctgaaagggatttttcttcttttacattctgtctagcctctgatacatgctatgaattctaggtttattgtaacttcgtgacaatgtttccatctttgatatatattatagttcttgtttattcaattgtcttgatgttttaatctttgtcttacgctttgtctgattggtttaactcattcgataatcctaaaattaggttggcacatattgcgagctgaatctgacctagtcagtgcctataggattgacgaccctatagaagattaagcccaaattactgagccttagagctagtttcggccttacaaaggaatcacgaactagggactttaggaggataggtcgggttaatcgccttggacacaagtgacttaggtctcaattcaattgtttaaacattctattttcattatcatcgtattccttcatgttccttcggttaattgcattggtaaaagatcacttaggagtagtttaacttaattaggggtagagtaattcaattaggcgtagaataacttagttagaatcggataacttagctaggaatagtgtaattcaacctaggagtagattaatttaaacaaaccaactcaaaaccccctaagcctagataacatccgagatcgagtagctcgatacttgcagaaataaatcatgtggacgataacctggacttaaaccagaaatttattacttgataacgatggggtacacttatcccttagtgagttctcatctctaacgtaggtgagggcgcatcaatgGGCTATGAATATTACCCGACCAACATTGAGCAGGCTATGCATACTTTGACTATTCAACCACCTTCGGGGGAGTGGCACATGGACACTGGCGCTACGTCGCACATGACGGCGGATGCAGGTACACTCACATCTTACTTTAATAAGAGCACCAATTCTAATATTATTGTTGGTAGTGGTCATTCCATTCCGGTTGTTGGCTCACGTAATGCATGCTTAAATCCTAGCTCCAAACCTCTACATCTAACCAACGTTTTACATGCacccaaattaattaaaaacctTATCTCTGTCCGCAAATTTACTGTTGATAATAATGTATCTGTTGAGTTTGATCCTTttggtttctctgtgaaggacTTTCACACGGGGAGACAtatcatgagatgtaatagTGCTAGCGATCTTTATCCTGTCTCGTCGACTACATCACCAACTTTATCTTATGCTTTTTCTGCCTTCTCTAGTAATATTTGGCACAATCGTTTGGATCATCCAGGGCCCACAGTTTTAAATTCTCTTCggaataataatttaatttcttgTAATGGTTCATCAATTGATTCTATTTGTCATTCTTGTATTTCTGGAAAACAAGTCAAACTTCCATTTTATTCCTCTACTAATGTCTCAAGTATGCCTTTTGATATTGTGCACAGTGATGTTTGGACCAATTTCTTATGGACTTTTGCTCTTGCACAAAAATCTCAAGTCTATTCCGTCTTTCTGTCTTTTCGTAATTTTGTGCGTACTCAATTTGAAAAAGACATCAAAACGTTCCAatgtgataatggtggtgaatatAATAATTCTCAATTTCATGAGTTTTGCACTCTACATGGTATGCAATTTCGTTTTTCTTGTCCTCACACCTCTCCACAAAATGGCAAAGCCGAACGCACAATTCGAACAATTAATGATGTCATGCGCACTCTTCTCACGCACTCATCTATCCCTCTTAACTTTTGGCACCATGCTCTTTCTCATACTACATATCTTCTAAACATCCTCCCTCACAAAATTCTTGGTTATCTATCCCCCACTCAAGTCCTCTATCAACGTCAACCCATCTATTCTCATCTTCGTATCTTTGGTTGTCTCTGTTTTCCGCTCATTCCCTCCACCTCTCGTACCAAATTACAAGCCCGTTCCTCTCCTTGCGTCTTCTTAGGTTTTCCATCAAATCATCGCGGATACAAGTGTTATGACATCTCCACAAAGAAGATCATTCTCTGCATACACGTTATTTTTGATGAAAATACCTTTCCTTTTACCCAACTTAATCCCTTCCACTCTTTGACTATACCTACCTCTTATCCCTCCCTTTCACCCTCCTCTTTTGTTAACCCGCCAGCCCACCCGACACCACCTACCCGGCCCAACGCCCCACTACCAACCCAACCCATATCACCTCCACCGCCCTACCCGCCTCTCGACCCAGCTCCATCTCCAGGCCCAAGCCCGCCACACCAATCTTCTACCTCCCATTTACCTCCCTCTCCTCTCGGGTCCATCTCTCCTGGCCCATCAGCACCTCTCACACCACCAAACATTACCCCGAGCCCGCCAGCAGCTCCCCCTACCCACACCATGCGGACACGTGCCCAAGACGGCATTTTTAAGCCTATTCGAAAATTAAACCTTCATGTTTCCACCACCATCTCTCCTCTTCCTTCTAACCCTTCTGTTGCATTGCGTGATCCCAATTGGCGGAATGCCATGACAAAGGAATTTGATGCTCTTATtaaaaataagacgtgggtcctTGTACCCCGTCCTCCTAATGCTAATATTTTGCgaagttggtggattttcaggcataAGATCAATGTTGATGGCTCTTTTGAGCGATATAAGGCCCGCTTGGTTGGCAATGGAGCAAATCAATTGGTGGGGGTTGATTGTGGGGAAACTTTCAGTCCAGTTGTGAAGCTAGCCACTATTCGAGCAGTTCTAAGCATTGCtctttccaaaaattggggtCTTCACCAACTCGACGTCAAAAATGCCTTTCTACATGGTGACCTTCATGAGACTGTATACATGCATCAGCCTTTGGGGTTTCGAGATCCTGCTAGACCTGATCATGTATGTTTGCTCCAAAAATCTCTATATGGTCTCAAACAGGCCCTTCGGGCTTGGTATCAACGGTTTGCAACCTTTCTCTCTACTTTGGGTTTTGCTCATAGTATGTCTGATCACTCACTTTTTGTGTTTCGCCAAGGCACGGAGATTGCTTCTTTGCttctttatgttgatgatattgttCTAACGGCCTCATCTGATAAATTGCGTTCCTCCATCATCACTAAATTGGGTAATGAATTTGCCATGAAAGATTTAGGGCCGTTGAACTACTTCCTAGGGATCTCTGTCACTCGCTCACCTGGCTCTCTCTTCCTTTCTCAAAAGAAATATGCTTCAGAAATTATAGAGAAAGCTGGTCTCGGCTCTTCGAATCCTTGTGCCACTCCGGTTGACACCAAACAGAAGCTTAGCATCTCCTCCGGATCCTCATACCATGACCCTTCGGAATACCGAAGCCTAGCAGGCGCCTTACAGTACTTGACTCTTACTCGTCCCGGTATATCCTATGCGGTTCAGCAAGTGTGTTTATTCATGCATGATCCAAAAACACAGCATATGGCAGCCATAAAGCGCATTCTTCGGTATATCAAAGGTACATTGGATCTCGGTCTTACTCTCACTCCATCATCTCTTGGTTCATTGGTCTCTTACACTGACGCCGGTTGGGGAGGTTGTCCGGATACCCGACGTTCCACCTCtggttattgtgtttttcttgggGACAATCTCATCTCCTGGTCCGCCAAGAGGCAACCAACCCTCTCTCGCTCGAGTGCCGAAGCCGAGTATAGGGGCGTCACAaatgttgtctccgaaacttgtTGGATTCGAAATCTCCTACTCGAACTTCACTGTCCCATTCGGAAGTCCACTTTGGTTTATTGTGATAATGTCAGTGCCGTTTATTTGTCCGAGAATCCTGTTCAGCACCAGCGGACCAAACATGTCGAGATGGATATACATTTTGTACGGGAAAAAGTCGCCAAAGGCGAGGTTCGAGTTCTTTATGTTCCTTCTCGACATCAACTTGcagacatcttcaccaaaggcCTTCCTTCTGTATTGTTTGATGATTTTCGGGCTAGTCTCAACGTGCGTCCTCCTCccgtttcgactacgggggtgtgTTAGATATTGTTATATATGTTAATATTCTCTCTTTATTGTATTTCCTATTATAATTACCTCTAGCATAATTATAGGAATCATACTATTGTATAAATACCCCTTTCATGATTAATAGAAAATCAAGGGATTCACAATCCAACAGTTCCGACCCggatcatttcgggactaaggctttgttgttgttgttgtatacaaatttttaaagttcatatttacaaaaatatataaattaatcagcACAACATCAACCATACCAGACTTCAGAAGCAATGACTGCAAAAGCATGATAATTACAGTCTCACACATATATCATTTACTTTGTTATTTTCTTCACCTTTACAACTGCAACTCAATGAACAAATACAGGAAAGGTTGAAAATGTGTATTTTCTCAGGGATGACTACAGAAATATTTCTTTCTATAAAAAATGGTAATGGTTAATATAATACCTTCAAATGATGAACTTAATGGCAAGTGGccaaaaatcaatcaaaatcTATCTTGATTCCAAGCAATGTGCTAGTACTCTAACTGGCAGCAACAACAGTTTGAAGCAATAACTCCAAGTCCTTTAAACTGCAGAATTAATATGAAAAAGTTAAAATGTATTCAACGACGAGAAACAAGAACAACGAAATATTGCTTGGACACCATACCTCACATTGCTCAGATCAGGGTAAGTTGCTATGGCATCACTAAAATCCTGAATTGATTAAAAAATAACATGAACCAATGGATTATGTGGCAATGAGTTCCAAACAAAGAACAAGGGAGAGGACGTACTTGGTTGGCTGTTGAAGGTGTGTAACTAATCACACATGACATTCCAGCTTTTGTTGCAGCCTACATACATGAACTTTTATGAGAACCTTCCTAAAGTCATAATAAGCTAGTAAAAGTGGAAAAAATAAGGGTTACCTGTAGACCAATGACACTGTCCTCCACTACCACACAATCTCTTTCTGATATGCCTAGCTTCTGCATATGACAACAATTTAGAAGATCAGATCCTGATAATGCCAAGAGCACATCCAACTTATCTTGCATTCATAAGTCAAACTTATGGCTTTGCTTGCTTTTCCATGTCTTCATGTTTTAAaggaataaattattatatcaaTCATCATGTTAATTACCTTTGCAGCTGCTATGTAAATTGATGGATCTGGCTTCTTTTCCTTCACATCATCACCTGCAAGTAGGAAGAAAGGTGTCAAACTATAATGAAGTGTTGAAAACTGGGGgtaaacaaaataataaaatacatgGAACTCAGAAGAGCAGAAACAACTTTAAAATGATCTATCTGACCAAATGAACTAGTGGGGTAACAATCAAGTAACATAATCCCAAACTTGGTGAAATCCAGCTTGAATAGCATCTGGAATTCTCATGCTCCCCTCAAAAAGAAAGTATGGACAACTCCTGTTAGTGCTAGCCAAGATGGGGCAGGAAAGAGCAATACATTTGGAGGATATGTGGTTTTGATAATTGCATAACTGGTATTCATCGTCCCATATATGATATATTATCATGTCTATCTGTGTCTTGTACACTAGAATTGAAGCAATGTCATAATGTGAAGAAGGAAACTAAAATCCTATAGGTATATGATGTTGAATGACTCCCTATACCATTCGAACCTTGTTGATATTCTTATGAAATAGAAAGTAGGCATATCATGCATAAAAAGGGTAAGGTTATTAGTTAAGTTGCACATAACTTAATTCAAACTAGAAATATCAAAATGTTTCACCTCAAACGTCAATTTATCATAAATTATCATAAAATGAGGACAGATGAACATTataatatttcttaattaattgcAGGAATACATACTCATATAACTCCAATAGGAACCCAATATACACCCACGCATACATATGCTCATGTGCAAATCCAGTGCCAAATGAGAATAAACAGAACAAAAATGTTGCTCttacaaataaaatttataatattgtcATCCTATGACCAAACCTACTGAGCATATTGCATTAGATGACAACATACCTGCAAGGAAGCAATCAAGATCTTGGAAACGCTCCTACAAAATGAGGACATTGTTATAATCCTATTCCTATGAAGTTATAGAATGGGGTTAGGATTCCTCAAAGGTTAACATTTACTATAGATTAGACTTACAATTCCTATAAGGTTCTCAAGACAGAGAATAACTGAACTTTTAGTTGCTGCAGAGCAAACTGCTAACTTTCTTCCCTACAGCAGATAGAATATAGCATGAATACCAGTAATCAATTTACACAAAATGAAAAGATATGTTCTCAGGAGTTATATCAATGGACACCAAGTATCTTACAGCAGCCTTAGCCTCATCCATTAATCGCAAGACTCCAGGTCGAGGTTCCACCTACTCAAAAGGATATTAGCCTGTAATTACTCCTACCCATTTCTTATTCCGAAAAATTAAGCAAAATTATTCCACATTAAACATTTGAAAGAGAGGGAAAAAAGTCAAGAAAGGTAAATGTCTCCTTACAGTTCCagatttgatgatttctttgtaTCTTTCAGTTTTCCAGTCCTACAATAGCAACAGAAATTCCTCAACTTCAGTTGTTTGCTCTTCTCCAAATAATTACAGAGAGAAAATAAAACCTGAAGGGTATCGATTAACTTGGCGCGGCTCTCATCGTCCTCCGGAGGCGTCTCGAATAATGTGGAAGAAGGCCAACCATGCTCTTTAAAGTACcttaattaagataaaattGATTGTTTACTTCAAAATTGAAAGAAAAGGTGGATGGAAGAAATGCAGAGATGCACGGACCATCGCATTTTGGGTTTTCCGCCACCGATAGTGTTCTGAAGCTGATCGTAGAAATCGGGGTCCCAAGTAAGAGGGTGGGGAGAGCAACGGACATTGAAATGAGCAAAAGCATCATTGTAGGCTTGGCGGTGGAGGTGCTCGGATTCCAGTATGACTCCATCGCAATCGAAGATTAGAGCCTCAAGGGAGGCGGAAGAAGCAGAGGCAGAGAGTGATTGGCGGGTTCGTCTCTGATTAAAGGACTTTCTGATTCCGAAAGAGAGAGATTGGGAGTTAGATAGGAAAGTGAAAGTGGAGGGAGAAATTGAGGATGGAGAGAGAGTGGAGTAGTGAGAGAGTAGCATAGACGCCATGAATGAAGCTTTAACTGTGTATGGTTTTGTAGGAAATTTTATAATCTCTGGTTTTGGTTAAGTTAAGATGGCGGGTTTTTGTCTGTGCTCTTCTATCCACTCCATCTGGCTAGCTTTTCTTTATGCactttttaaaattaaactacTCAAACAGTCAAATCTTTGGTTTTTAttctgaaaaagaaaaaagggtaAGTTATGCTAATTGTCTCCAAAAGTTTGggtaaatttcaatttttttttttcaataaaatcatttaaattttctttttcttttaataaaattattttatcaaattcACATAGAAAACTCACTAGAATAACTTAAATTGAAACTATCATATCTGTTATATTAGAATAATTTAAAGGGAAAGGACTAAGGTTATTAAGataatttcttttttctctcaAAAAAGCTCTGCTAGGGTTTTATGGTTAAGAGGGTGAGAGAAAGGTCCAGGGAGAGAGGGGCGGCGGCTGGTGGAGATGGGGTGCGGCGGCTGAGGCAGGGCGGGTTGAAGGAGTGGGCGTGCAGGGGGAGGATATCGTGGAGGAGGAGATCGGCAAGGAGGAAGGGGGAAGGGGGATCTGGTGTCGCGTTTGTGGCAGAGGGAGATAGGGGTGTGGGCGGCTGGGCTGGCGGGGCAGGAGGGGGATCGGTGGATAAGGTAGGGGGCGTGAGGGTTTAAGCGAGAGGGGATCGGAGGGTGAGGACAGAGGGGAGATCGGCATGGTGTCGTGTGGGGCAGGGCTGCCGCGTCCGGTTGGTGGCTGGAAAGGTGGGCTGTGTGGAGGTAGTTGGCGCGGCGAATGGTGATTTAGGTGGTGGTTCTAACGGATCCCAAGAGATAGGGGAGAGTGCGGGTAGGATTAATTTTGTAAAGGTGGTGTCTACCGCTTTGGGGAAGGCAAACGGAGTTCGGATATCTTCGAATGAAGGGGATTTGATTAGGTTAGGGAAGGTTAGTGGTGGGGAGACTCGGGAGATCATGGAATCATCCAATGCTCGGGTTGATGTGAATGATTCTAACAAACATATTGGGGATTTGGcaaacaaatttaattctaaccTTGGAATAGGAAGGATTTCATGGAAAGATACAGTGATGGGTGTAAGGGAGGAGGAACCTTGTATGGATGAAGTTGTTATGGAGGGTGAGTCAGAAGAAGTTTTTTCTGAGTCAGATGAAGAGGACAGTGATCAAGATGATCCGCTTTGTCCTGTGATCCGGCTTTCCTCGCCAGAGAAGCGAGCTCTTAGGGCTAAATGGAAGCTTTCTTTAATTATTACAGTGCTTGGTAAAAGAATCAGTTTCAGTTATTTCGCTCAGAGGATTCAGGCACAGTGGGCGaagaaagggaaagtcagtattactgacctggaaaatgatTACTATGTAATCAAGTTTACAAAAGTTGAGGATTTTAATGCTGTGGTTAATGGGGGTCCATACATTATTTCTAACCAAGTTCTAGCCTTAACGCCATGGGTTCCAAATTTTAATCCACATGACTGTTCGGTTAATAGAATTCTGACATGGGTAAGATTCCCAGGGCTTCCGATCGAGTATTACAATGAAAGTTTTCTTAACAAAATAGGTGGGTTGGTTGgcaaggtccaccatgtggataaaacaACCATAAGGGCTATTAGAGGTAAGTTTGCAAGAGTTTGTATTGACATTGACCTTGCTAAACCACTCTTGTCAAAATTTAGTATTCATAATAAAGTttactttattgagtatgaaggtctGCACAATATTTGCTTTGAATGTGGCATGTATGGCCATACCTATGATGGGTGCTCGAGGAGGGTGAAGGAGGTTAGTGAGGTTGTGAATAGTAGAGTGGAAGGTACCCAAAAAGATGAGGGGAATTTTGGCCCCTGGATGGTTGCTAAAAGGTCTGCCAGACGGAGGACACACCCTTCAGTTGTTCAGAATCATCCTCCGGATATCAATATTCAAACTTCTTTGAATCATTCGAAATCTGTTCCTGTTGATAATGAGAAGACTAGCCCGATTATTGATAAAGGTTCTGGGGTTGCCTCGGCCTTCACCTCAGGGTCTAGATTTGGGGCTCTAAATTGTGTGGAAGCTCAAGAAGCTGACCAATCAGACATGCACATGGAGCAAAGTATGCTAGGTCTAGAGTCTGCTGAGCCATCTGATAAAGTGGTAGAGACTGTTAATCCCCTCTTTATCTCCAAAGGTGAAGATCAGAATGGTTCAAAAGCTAATGTTTCATATGCAAGGGACAAACATAAAGAGGTTAGTATCCCTAAATCCTGTGTTGACCCGAATAATGGGAAGACAATGGGTTTTATTAAAAGTAGTATGAAAAAGCCTAAAGGCAAGCAGAAAAGTATCCAGAATCCTATGAATTCTATGAATCGTTTAGATAAAAAGGGGCCTAATGGTACCTCAGGAAGGCTcttaggagcccctaataaatatcTAGTTTAAGTGTTGGGTGGGGTCAGTAGTCTTccttctatggatttgttgatttggaatgttagaggagcggctagcaaggctacccgtgtccatgttaaagatttaattaaacagtttaatccttcttgcTTTGTTTTAACGGagactaagattagtggagttaaagcagatgaggtggttaaaaagtttagaaattggaattgtgttagatcggaagctactggccgggcaggtgggatttggcttttttggaagccagaccgggttcattttgatattataagtatggataaacagtttattcatagtaaagtgATTTTTCCGGGTAATAGTCCTTTCTTtattacctttgtttatgctgatCCTGTTATGACTAATCGAAAAAggctttgggaggttctttaTTCTATGAGTATTAGTATGACAGAGTCTTGGTTTCTGGTCggagactttaatgatattgctcttatgagtgatcagagagggggtgtTAATCACTATGTTAATCGTTGTCTGAATCATAAGAAAAGTATGGATTTGTGTGGGCTTTCTGATTTGGGAGCTGCAGgtcataagtttacttggaagcGGAATAGTACTTTTGTGAGGCTTGATAAAGTTTATGCTAATGTTTCTGCTCAAGTAAGGTTTCCTGGGGTGTCTGATGCGCCTCACGTcgttcggtaccgcaaggctcactaagggataagtgtaccccatcgttatcaagtaataaaatctggaaagtccaggtatcgaatccacaggacttatttactacaagtatcgggctacttggtctcaggtgttatctaggctgtgtgggttttgagtttgttttgattaagttaacctactcctagttgaattgttctacttctagctaagttattctactcctaattaagttattctactcctaattaagttattctactcctaattaagttaaactactcctaggtgatctttcactaatgcaattacccgaaggaacatggtatgaacaataatgatgaagatagattattaggtcaatagattaaaaacctaatctaagtcacttgtattcaaggcgattaaccctacttaccctcctaaagtctctagtgcgtgattcccttgtaaggccgaaactaggtctaaggctcatcaatttgggcttaatcaactaagaggtcgtcaatctcctaggctctgactaggtcagattcagctcacaatatgtgcatactagattttggggcttttgaatgagttaaaccaattgaataaagcgtaagacaaagattaaataaatgaatcatagaacaaaacaagagctaaaatatcattaaaggtgaagaatattgtcacgggatacgattagcctaggattcatagactgtatcaaagggtacaaacatagtaagataaaaggtgatatgaaaatccctttcagggaacctgtctaccctgcagccggcttcctaggtcttaaggacggaccttgaataatcctcggtggatggagcttcggagcttcttcaatggaggttgaaggagatggagaaggtggagagaattcttcaagggtgaaaagctaagataatttacaataatgaaagatgtctattttacaattggaaattcttatttatagacgcggttcgggtcctctttctgacctaattcatatccttttgcaggtgggaagtcgtggggtcaaacGTGTCTTTGTGGGGTCGGGAATCAGtccggcctgctcggcgagctggcctacgaaggccagtTCGTCGTGCGGCAATGCCCAGAACGCCCGTGCGTGTCTGCTGAATGTCCCAAAATGCATTTTTCACCCGAATTCGttcctgcacatgcacgaaactccaaacaacattagtccaaaggctaaattgacccgccaatcgctcattttaagtGAAAACTCCGTTTTGtgtgacttttggcggatcaattagctataaaagataatgaaaATCTGTCGTACAtgttattttggccatatttggcTAAAAttaccagaaaacgagcctaaacaacgaaaagttaataaaacatttccaatttctaactaactcacacaaaagcatataaatgcgagaattgctcgcttattcatgaaataatgctaaaaaccgtcctaaaaccgtacccaaagataggggtttttgacccctatcaaacctcctcgcacttaaaactttacttgtccccaagtaaactaaaaactaaacccgcaatcacaagcaagctagaaaacctcctggtttgactaggtgcttgacacaatttcgagcatctgtaattacatgcattcgaaaatacaaagtagagacacgatatccaaaagccgcatttcaattatcacaggtcatatgtttaagaaaaaggacacatgttcaattaaacgagcttaaggggatagctaagtaaaacacctcaccataggtagttcactcaattcacacaattttggtggctaaagtgtttactcttggcttatgttcttgtttaggattacgttgattttgcacgtccatccgagttcctctactatgctatatgacttcgatgatatcaaaaacagcctcaaattggggttgtaatgtgtttagagggttaaaggtacaacaagggttaggagttctagcgctagaaaaacaaagtttaaaatggctttagcaaattgtgaagtgattgagcttgttatttacatatttttttctgagacgttctaattttaagactTGGGAGATAtggttctccttcttttgttcgtctcttttcttttttctgttttttttctttttctctttttttttctttttggatagtaacgctcattcacttcttagccttttggcttgctactatggtgccataaacaaggataaagcgctagaagaaaacaaaggctcaatgcgagctttgcaaaaactatGGTTAagcaacaaaccaagtgatgctttgcaaaaatttgggttagaacgaaagaaaaatctacaaactacaaaaatacaggctcgaagtggcttcctagagtggatgaaaaaaagaaaataacgtaaagaaaagggttaattctagtgaggctgattcatcgtttaacatctcaaatcatcgcatgtaggttcaactcagtattaggtgcaaaatctgtaatatgtccacaagtcaaagcattcacacaaaaatgtcaagaaaaagagtttttttgatgttcgctcttgggctcaaattcaactcacagttcttgggtttcaaatttgtgcttactagttctccccaaactcaagtttaatatcacatgccttcaattcttaagttatctacctaagtaatgattttagcatttcttc comes from the Euphorbia lathyris chromosome 5, ddEupLath1.1, whole genome shotgun sequence genome and includes:
- the LOC136228578 gene encoding haloacid dehalogenase-like hydrolase domain-containing protein At4g39970; translation: MASMLLSHYSTLSPSSISPSTFTFLSNSQSLSFGIRKSFNQRRTRQSLSASASSASLEALIFDCDGVILESEHLHRQAYNDAFAHFNVRCSPHPLTWDPDFYDQLQNTIGGGKPKMRWYFKEHGWPSSTLFETPPEDDESRAKLIDTLQDWKTERYKEIIKSGTVEPRPGVLRLMDEAKAAGRKLAVCSAATKSSVILCLENLIGIERFQDLDCFLAGDDVKEKKPDPSIYIAAAKKLGISERDCVVVEDSVIGLQAATKAGMSCVISYTPSTANQDFSDAIATYPDLSNVSLKDLELLLQTVVAAS